CATATCAGGAGGCTCTTCATATGTTGAGCAGAGAATCACTAATATCCGCCTAGCCATCTTCTTAGAGACCTCAACAACAATAGGTGCGTTCATCGGCGCTCTACTCGTCTTGATCGTCTCAGGGAACTACTTGTATGTGGTATTTGCGTTACTAGCCTTCTATCTCGCCCTTTCTCAGATACTCTCAGTTAAGAGGGAGGTCAAGAGGACCGAAAGCAACGACTTTATGAATATAAGCCAGGACAGGGTCTCAAAGTACTTTAATCTTAGAGGAGATTACTTCGATATGTCTATCAATCATAAGGTAGAATACCTTGTCAAAAACTCTATCATAGGTTGGATAGTGTCATTCCTCGCAGGCTTAGGCTCTGGTTTGCTTGGTGTAGGAGGGGGCATATTCAAAGTTTCTGTAATGAACATATTCATGAATGTGCCGCTTAAGGCTGCTGTTGCTACAAGCAAGTTTATGATAGGGGTAACAGCAGCGACAAGCGCCATATTATATTTTGTAGCGGGACTTCTAAACTTAGAGTATATAGCGCCAGCAGCATTAGGCACTATGTTAGGTGCGAGCGTTGGGACCGCTTTGATGAATAGGATCAGGGTTAAGTGGCTGAAAGTCTTCTTTTTCCTTCTCATGTGCTACATTGGCTACAACATGCTCGGCAAGGGTCTGCTTCTCACGCTTGGCTTGAGGCTGCCACTTATCTGAGGTGAGCGGAGTTGGATATAAATAAGCCGATCTATCTTGTGCTGATAACTGGGGTTATAATCAGCAGCCTACTATTCGCCTCAGCTTTGGCGCTACACATCGCTCTGCCAAATATGACAGAAGTGGTTTATACGTTAGCGCTGATGGGTGCTGCTGTACTTATACTCACACCCTACCTAAGGGTTGCTGTGGCTCTAGGTGCATTCCTCTTTAACAGAGAATATAAGTTTGCGATCTTATCGCTTGTAGTGTTGCTTATGATGGTCATAAGCTTCATATCTGGCTTCGTCTTCCATATAGCGCCTTGATGAGAAAATGTTATTTAGATTAGGAGGAAGAGTGTTTACCATCGAGTGTGTTTGGTGGTGGAAAGGGTGGAGGAGCAGATGTTTAAACCTAGAGTCGAGGAGAAGCGTTGGGATCATAGGCTAGAAGAGGAGGTCGCAGCGACGTGGGTTGCTGAAGGTGTTTACACGTTCAACCCAGATACGGATAAGGAGATCTTCGTTATCGACACTCCTCCGCCCTACCCTTCTGGTAGACCTTGGCACATAGGCGCAGCTTCTCACTACGCTCAGATCGACATGATAGCTAGAACAGCCCGCATGATGGGTTACGAAACATACTTTCCCATCGGTATCGATCGCAACGGCTTGCCTGTAGAGATCTATACCGAGAGGAAGTATGGGGTTAAGATGCACGACTTGCCTAGAGAGAAGTTCATAGAGCTCTGTAGGCACGCGCTCGACGAGTTAGAAGCTGAGATGATTGATGTTATGAAGAGCATGGGGCTAAGCGGAGACTTTGCACACTACTATAGGACAGACTCCATAGAATACAGAAAGTTGACCCAAGAAACCTTCATAGAGCTATGGAATCGGGGGCTGATCTATGCGGCTACGAGACCAAACAATTACTGTATAGACTGC
This region of Nitrososphaerota archaeon genomic DNA includes:
- a CDS encoding sulfite exporter TauE/SafE family protein; this encodes MAENGLETITYITGHYASRPMLEVTSQLTLLGWTFVAGFLGALMGIGGGIIIVPALTIIFGVPIKEAIAISIVTVVATSISGGSSYVEQRITNIRLAIFLETSTTIGAFIGALLVLIVSGNYLYVVFALLAFYLALSQILSVKREVKRTESNDFMNISQDRVSKYFNLRGDYFDMSINHKVEYLVKNSIIGWIVSFLAGLGSGLLGVGGGIFKVSVMNIFMNVPLKAAVATSKFMIGVTAATSAILYFVAGLLNLEYIAPAALGTMLGASVGTALMNRIRVKWLKVFFFLLMCYIGYNMLGKGLLLTLGLRLPLI
- a CDS encoding DUF1634 domain-containing protein, whose translation is MDINKPIYLVLITGVIISSLLFASALALHIALPNMTEVVYTLALMGAAVLILTPYLRVAVALGAFLFNREYKFAILSLVVLLMMVISFISGFVFHIAP